The window GTGCCTGGTGTCACGACTCCCTGATCCAGATCAGATTCAAGCGCCGCAGGCGGGGTAAAAAGGAATGAACCGCGTGGTGAACACCGCGCGCCAGCCTTTCAAACCGGACGGAGGATCACCCCATGCTCACTGTCAAAGACCACAATGATCGGGCTGCAGCTGCCTACGCGGCAGTGACCGGACAATACTGGATTGAAGCGCTCAAGGATGGCCGCCATGTATTGATCCGGCCGCTGGCGGAAAAAGACCGCGAACGTGAATACGCCTTTATCAAACGCCTGTCCCCCGAGTCCCGGCATATGCGCTTTCTCGCGCGGATCAACGAACCGGGCACCGCCATGCTCAACCAGTTGATGGACACCGACAACAAACAGCGCCTGGCCTACATCGCGCTGGTTCATGAAAACGGTCAACTGATCGAGATCGGCGTCAGCCGCTACGCCGCCACCGGCGAACACGAATGTGAATGCGCCGTAACGGTCGCCGATGAATGGAAGCACCTGGGGTTGGGCACGGTACTGATGGAGCATCTGATCAAAGCCGCCCGCAAGAACGGTTTTCGCCAGATGTATTCGGTGGATGCCTCCAGCAACGCGCCGATGCGCGACCTGGCCAAAGCCCTGGGTTTCGAGACACACAATGATCCCGATGACAGTTGTCAGGTCATCCATCGTCTGTCCCTGTAAAAAAGCACCCCGTGATGATTCGGCCAACGGTTCATCGCGGGGTGCCCACTAATGCGCGCCCAACCTCAGCGCCAGCCAAACCGGGTGACCACACGTCGGGCAGCCCGCGCCGTCACACGCCGGTTTGATGCAGATCAAACCGCAAATCCCGGCCAGCGGCAGCATCGGCATCAAGTACCCACATCCAAGGCCATTCGGGCCAGCGTTTGATTTAAAGGAGAGGTGTCATGTCCGAGCAATCACGTTTCATGCTGGTCGCTTCGCCCCTGATGGAAAACAGCCCCGCTTTCGACCGCGCCGCCGCGCTGGCCAAGGCTGAAGATGCAGCGCTGCACATCGTGGCCTTCGATTACCTGGAAGGCTTGGCGACCGCCGGCATGGTCAATGAACAGGCCTTGGAGCAGATGCGCCTGGGGTATGTCGAGCGCCATCGTCAGTGGCTGGAAGAACAGGCTCGCCCGTTGCGCAAAATCGGCGTGACCGTCACCACGGAAGTGGTCTGGGTTGAACGCCCCTTGCAGGAAATCCTGATCCACCTCAAAGAGCAGCCGATGGCCGTGCTGATCAAAGCGCTGGAACCCTCGTCGCGGCTGTCGCGGATGATGTTTACGCCCCTGGACATCCACTTGCTGCGCGAATGCCCGGTACCGCTGCATTTTGTCAGCCATGTACAGCATGCCTTGCCGCGCCGGATCGTCGCGGCAGTCGACCCCTTCCATCGCGACGGTCAATACAAAGGCCTTAATGACCGCATCCTGCATGAAGCGGTGAAACTGGCGACGGCGTGCAACGCACAGGTCGACGTCCTCTACGCCTATGACCTGTCTTCAATCGGCGCCGATGAATTCGGCTTCGACAACGCTTCCGCGTTCTTCTCCTCGAGCAACGCCAAGACCCTGTTCGATGCACAGGGCGAGGTCTTCAATGACTTGGCCGAGCGCAACGGCATCCCACCAGAGCGACGCCACATGGTCATGGGCAACCCGGCCAAGGTTCTGGCCAGTTACGCCGATGCCTATAACGTCGACATGATCGTCATGGGACGCGTCGGCCATAACGGCCTGGAGCGGCTGATTGGCAGCACGGTGGAACACCTGCTGTACAAAATGCCCTGCAGCGTCTGGGTGGTGGCGCCGGAAGAACTGGCTGATTGGGGAGTGTCATAAATTTCAGCACGTTAATGTCACTGTCCGGCACCGCCCTCAGCCTTCGACCGTCGACGCGAGCGCAAACCCGACGCAGACTTCGAATCCATCCGTTCGACCTGTCGCCGGCGATACCAGCCGTATTTTCGCGTTGACGCCCTGCACAATGGTTTTGGCAATCGCCAACCCCAACCCTGAACCGCTGGTTTCACTGTTGCCCCGCACAAAGCGCTCGGTAAGGCGCTGCAACACCGGCTCGGGCACCGGCGGGCCACCATTGACCACACGCAGCAGCGCCTGGTCGGTGAGGCTGACTTCGACCGGTTGATCCGCGGCGCCATACTTGAGCGCGTTCTCGATCAGGTTGCGCAACAGGATGGCGAAGGCGTCCGGATCAATCGTCGAGTACACGCTCGTCTGGGTTGGCAGGTGCAACTCGATCCGGTGCCCACTGTTGTGGTTCCACTCATCGACCACATGGGCCAACAACGGAATGAGGTCCTGGGGCGTTTCGGACAACAGCCCTCCTCCCTCGGCCTTGGCCAGCTGCATGAGTTTTTCCGAGAGCCGCGCCAGTTCGCGCAACGAGGTTTCGATTTTAGCCGCGCGTAACCGCAACGGGCCTTCAGGCGCTTCGTGACGCAAACGCTGGATCTGCGCCAGGGTCGCGGCCAGCGGCGTACGCAGTTCATGGGCGCTGTTGGCCGTAAAGCTGCGCTCGGTCTCCAAGGCCTTGCGCAAGCGCTCCAGCAGATGATTGACCGCCTCGGCCAACGGCGCGATTTCCGCCGGCAGTCGCGCCACGTGGATCGGCGACAGATCACCCACGCCGCGAGCCTCCACGGCACGACGATAGGCCAATACACTGCGCAGGCTGATGCGCACAAACATCCAGGTGCCAAACAGGCTGATGGGAATCAGCGCCAATAATGGCAACAACAAGGCAAGCAACGCTTCCCGCGCGGCTTCACGGCGATGTTTCAGAGGTTCGGCGATTTCGATGAACACCGTCTCACGCAGCGCACTGGCGCCGTACAGACGGTATTTTTTAGTGGTTGAAAAGCCTTCGGCCGGTTGTTTGTTGAAGATCTTCGGGTTGGCGTCGTGGGACTGCATCAGGATCTCGCCCTTGGCATCGCGCACCAGATACGTCAGGTATTCCTTGTGCATTTTCAGGGTGGCGACATGCTGCGTTTCACGGGGGTTTTCCCGGTTGCTGATTTCCAGCACGGCCAGGGGCAGGATGCGCTGCGCGGTCTCTTCCAGCGCACTGTCGAACGCCTCGTTCAATTCATGTTGCACCACCAGCCAGGCGCCGACGGTCGCCGCCAGCCACAGTAAGGTCGTGCCCAACGTCAATCCCAGGCCGAGACGCTTTTGCAGGCTTGACGACGGCTTCATGCGGACATCAACCGATAGCCCATGCCCCGCACGGTTTCAATCAGGTCGCGCCCGAGTTTTTTACGCAGACGGCTGATATAGACCTCGATGGTATTGCTCTCGATTTCGGCGCCGAAGGCATACAGCCGTTCTTCTAGCTGCGACTTGGACAGCAGCGCGCTGGGGCGCTGCACAAACGCCTCGAACAGCGCCCATTCCCGCGCCGTGAGGTCCACTGTCGCACCGGCCCGCTGAACCGTACGGGCACTCATGTCGACCTGCAAATCACCGAGCTTGATCTGCGGATTGGGGTTGCCGCTATAGCGCCGGGCCACCGCCGCCACACGGGCCGAAAGTTCAAACAGGTCGAACGGTTTGACCAAGTAGTCGTCGGCGCCCGCGTTGAGGCCCGCGATGCGTTCGGAAATCTGATCCTGGGCAGTCAGGATAATCACTGGGGTCACGTCCCCTGCCGAGCGTTGCTGACGCAAAAAATCCAGCCCGCGACCGTCCGGGAGCATCAGGTCCAGCAGGATCAGGTCGTAAGGCGTGGTGCGCACGCTGTTGCGCGCATGGTCCAGGCGCTGCACCCAATCGACTGCGTGGCCGTCATCGGCGATCTGCTCGCGCACCGCCTCCCCCAACCCGGGTGCGTCCTCGACCAATAAAACCCGCATCTGGCACCTCCTGTGATGGTTGTCGTGCAGCACCTTAAACGCCTTACCTGACGTGAATCTGAAGATTCAGCTGGTTGTCAGGAATGCACCTTAGGGTATGTCACAGACGCCGACCTCGGCAGGAGACAGATCATGAAATCAGGTTTTATTGCCAACGCCGCGCTGTTGAGCCTGCTGCTCAGCGGTTACGCCCTGGCCGATGACGACTGCAGCGACCCGGTGAGCGACTGGCAACCGCGCGAAACCTTGCGCCAGCAGGTTGAGCGGCAATACGGCTGGAGCGTGCAGCGGATCAAGGTCGACGACGGTTGTTACGAGCTCAAGGGCTTGGACCGCAAGGGCAATGCCATCGAAGCCAGCTATTCACCGGCATCGCTGCGCCTGCACACCCTCGAGATCCATTTCCGGGACGACGGCGATGCCAGGGACTACCTCGGCACTCCGCTCAGCGAATGACGCCTCACCTGTCGATGAGTTTTTCCTGCGCTTCAGGTTGCTGTCAGCAAGCAGGTCCAGGCTCTCGACCTAACGATCAAAAGGACACCGCCATGAAAAAGATCATCGCAGCAACTTGCCTCGTCGGCGCCATTGCCCTGCCGGGGCTGGCCCAGGCCCGTGAAGTGACCTTGACCACACAGCTCAAGGACTACGGCGGCAATGATGCCTACCTGGCGATCTACGTCACCGACGCCAATGGCCAATACCAGAAAACCCTCTGGGTGGCCGGCAAGAAGGCCAAGTACTACAAGCACCTGGGTGACTGGGCCCGTGGCAGCGGGATGAACCGGAGCGAGTTTGACGGGGTCAGCGGCGCCAGTGTCGGCAGTGGGCGCACGCTCAAAGTCAGCGTCGAACTGGCAGACACCCTGATTGATGCGGGGTATCAGATCCGCATCGACAGCGCCGTCGAGGACAAACGTGACGCCCGCGCCGATGTCAGCGTACCCCTGACGTCCAAGGGTGCAGGCAAGCCAGCGACCGGCAGTACCTACGTCGACTCCTTTACTTACGATCTGTAGCACCCGCCATTACTGGAGGCTGAACATGCTTCGCCAGTTCCATTCCCTACCTGGCCTGATCGCCGCCCTGTTGGTCATGTTGTTGGCCATCAGCGGCGCGATCCTGTCTGTCGACCCGGCGCTGGAACGCCTGCACAGCACGTCCACTCCTGCCGGACAACTCAACGTCGGCCAACTGGCCGGGCGCGTTGCCAGCCACTTTCCCGGCGTGGAGCAGATCCAGCGCACAGCGTCCGGGACGGTCATCGTCTACTACAACCAGAACGGCCAGGCTGGGGCGCAAAAGGTCGACCCACTGACCGGCCAAGGCCTCGCCCCTTACGAGCCCTCCGCGTTCTCACGTTGGGTGAAAGACCTGCACCGCTCGATGTTCCTTGGTACGCCGGGCCATGGTGTGTCGGGTGTCGGCGCGCTGTTCATGCTGATGTTGTCGGTGTCCGGTGCGCTATTGCTGGCCCGGCGCCTGGGTGGCTGGCGCAACCTGCTGCGGCCACTGCGGGGCACCTTCAGCCAGCGCTGGCATGCTGAAGTCGGGCGACTGGCCTTGCTCGGGCTGCTGCTGTCGGCATTGAGCGGGCTCTACATGTCCGCCACCACCTTTGGTTTTATCGCCGACGGCAGTCAGAGTGAGCCCGCCTTCCCCGCCCACGTCAGCGCCGGCCCGGCCTTGCCGGTGGCGAAGCTGCAAGCCTTGCAGGCCACCGACCTGAACGACCTGCGCGAGCTGGTCTACCCAAGCCCTGGCAACCCGCACGATGTGTTTTCCCTGCGCACGGCCCAGGGCGACGGCTACGTGGATCAGGCCAGCGGCGCTTTGCTGTCCTATCAAGCCCATGACTCGATGCACAACCTCTACGAATTGATCTATCAGTTGCACACCGGCGAAGGCCTCTGGTGGCTGGGTCTGCCGCTGGGGCTCTGCGCCCTCTGCGTGCCATTGATGAGCGTGACCGGCATCCTGTTGTGGTGGCGCCGCCGCAAGGCTGGCCCGAACATCCGCCACAACAGCCCTGCCCACTGCGCCGACAGCGTGATTCTGGTGGGCAGTGAAAACAACAGCACCTGGGGCTTTGCCAACACCTTGCATGAAGCCTTGCACCAAAGCGGCCATCAGGTGCATAGCGCGGCGATGAATGAATGGGTTGGCGATTACCGCAATGCCCAACGGGTGTTCATCCTCACCGCGACCCATGGTGACGGCGATGCGCCGGCCTCGGCTTCGCAGTTCCTGGCCCGGCTGGGCAAAACCGGCCTCAAGCCTGGCCTGCCCTTTGCCGTGCTGGGCTTTGGCGACCGCCAGTTTGCGCAGTTCTGTCAGTACGCCCATCAGGTGCAGGACGCGATGTTGCAGGCCGGTGGCTCGTCATTGCTGGAGCTGGAAACCGTCAACCGCCAATCCTCTCAGGAGTTTGCGCGCTGGGGCCACGCGTTGGGCGAAGTGTTGGGGCAGGACCTGACGCTGGTTCACACCCCGCAGCAGCCGCATACGCATCCATTGCAGCTGACAGAGCGGATTGCCTATGGCGAACAGGTGAATGCGCCAACCCACGTACTGCGCTTCAAAGCCTGCGGCGAGCTGCCGGAGTTTCTGGCCGGCGACCTGATCGGGATTCTGCCTCCGGGCAGCCCGATCCCTCGCTTCTACTCGCTGGCCAGCGGTTCGCAGGATGGCGTGCTGGAGATCTGTGTGCGTAAACACAACGGCGGCATGTGCTCGGAATTCCTTCATGGCCTGGACATCGGCGCGCAGATCGAAGCCTTTATCCAGCCCAACCCGCAATTTCGGCCGGCATCGGGCACGCACCCGGTGATCTTGATCGGCGCCGGTACCGGCATCGGTCCCCTGGCCGGTTTTATCCGCAACAACAAGGCCCGACACCCGATGCACCTGTATTGGGGCGGGCGCAACCCTGACTCGGACTTCCTCTATGAACCGGAGCTCAACCAATACCTGTCGGACCGACGCCTCACGGCACTGCGCGCCGCCTTCTCTCAGGTTCAGGACCGCAGCTACGTACAAGACCGGTTGATCGGCGATGCCCTGGCCTTGCGCCGACTGATTGAAAAAGGTGCCCAGGTGCTGGTGTGCGGCAGCCGCGAAATGGCCAAAGGCGTGATGCAAGCCCTTGATGAAGTGCTGGCACCTCTGAACCTGAGTGTGCTGACGCTCAAGGCACAAGGACGCTACCGTGAAGACGTTTACTGAGTTGCAGCGCTATAGCCTGAGCGGCGAAACCATGGGCACCCGCTACACCGCCCTGTTTTATGCCGGGGCCGGGATCGATACCGACGACGTTGGCCATCGCCTGGCGCACGCCGTGGCCCGGGTGGACCAGCAAATGTCCACCTGGAAACCCGACTCGGACCTCAACCGCCTCAACGCCGCCCCCGAGCAGGAATGGGTGGCCGTGCCCAAGGAACTGGCCACGGTGCTGTCTGCTGCGTTGCGTGTCAGTCAGCAATCCGGCGGCGCCTTCGACATCGCTGTCGGTGATCTGGTTAACGCCTGGGGGTTCGGCCCCGGGGAGCAGACGGTCACAGAGCAGGCGATTGGCACGATTGCGTCCCACGCCCGGCTGTTAGCCAGCGCCGCGTTAGTGGTTGACCCGCAACGCAATCAGGTGCGCAAGCGCATGCCGCTGAACCTTGATTTGAGTGGCATCGCCAAAGGTTTTGGCGTGGATGAACTGGCGCGTTGCCTGGAGGGTTTGGGCATCACCCGATACCTGGTCGGCATCGATGGCGAGATGCGCGCCCGGGGCGTCAAACCTGACGGCCAGTGCTGGGTCGTGGCCCTGGAAAAGCCCAACCGGGGCGTGCGGGAAGTCATGGGCGTGATGGAACTTGGCGATGCCGCTATCGCGACCTCCGGGGACTATCGACATTGGGTGGACGTGGCCGGTCAGTCCTATGCTCATACCATGAACCCGGCCACCGGCGCGCCGCTGTGCAACCCGCTCGCCGCCGTCACCGTGGTGGCGGCCTCGTGCATGCTCGCCGATGCCTGGGCCACGGCGCTGATGGTCCTGGGCGAAACCGAGGGCCCGCGTCTGGCTCAGGAGCGCGGGATGGATGCGTTGTTCGTGCTGCGCGAGGGTGAACAGTTCAAAGAAATATCCATTGTCGGCGGCCAGTTGCAGGCGCAGATTGAAACCCGCTGACGCCGATTGCCGGACCGCTCGGAACCCGTCCTACTTGAACCGCCCAATGACAGGGAGTCCCGTTAAACAATGAAATTCATGCACAGGCACACCGAGGCACACCGAAGCGATCGTATCGGCTGGCTCCGCGCCGCTGTCCTGGGCGCCAACGACGGGATCGTCTCCACCGCCAGCCTGCTGATCGGCGTCGCGGCCGCCAACGCCAGCCACGCCACGTTGCTGGTCACCGGTATGGCTGGGCTGATGGCCGGCGCCATGTCCATGGCCGCTGGCGAGTACATTTCCGTGCACTCCCAGGCCGATACCGAGCGCGCCGATCTGTCCCGCGAACGGGCAGAACTGGCGAGCGACCCGAAAGCCGAACACATCGAACTCGCCAACATCTACATGCATCGCGGCGTATCACCCGAATTGGCGCATCAAGTGGCCGATCAATTGATGGCCCATGACGCATTGGGCTCTCACGCCCGGGACGAGCTGGGCATCAGCGCCACCCTCACCGCCAAACCCTTGCAGGCCGCCCTGGCCTCCGCCGCCAGTTTCGTGGTGGGTGCCGCGTTGCCTCTGGCCGTGACTTTTTTCGCGCCGCAGCACAGCGTCGGGCCCTGGATATCGGTCATGTCATTGGTGTTTCTTGGGACATTGGGCGCCATTGCCGCCAAGGCAGGCGGGGCCAAGGTTCTGACCGGCGCCTGGCGGGTGACATTCTGGGGGGCTCTGGCCATGGGGATTACGGCACTGGTGGGGCACTTGTTTGGCGCAGTGGTCTAGCGGGGGCGCCCTGCAAAAACAAAGGGGCGCCCGTGCCCCTAGACCAACCGCTCGATCTTCTGATGCTGCCAGACCATTTTGTAATACGCCGTCTGCAACACCAGCATCCCCAGATACGCCACCGGAAACGCCATCCACACACCCTGCAA of the Pseudomonas frederiksbergensis genome contains:
- a CDS encoding GNAT family N-acetyltransferase, with amino-acid sequence MLTVKDHNDRAAAAYAAVTGQYWIEALKDGRHVLIRPLAEKDREREYAFIKRLSPESRHMRFLARINEPGTAMLNQLMDTDNKQRLAYIALVHENGQLIEIGVSRYAATGEHECECAVTVADEWKHLGLGTVLMEHLIKAARKNGFRQMYSVDASSNAPMRDLAKALGFETHNDPDDSCQVIHRLSL
- a CDS encoding universal stress protein, whose amino-acid sequence is MSEQSRFMLVASPLMENSPAFDRAAALAKAEDAALHIVAFDYLEGLATAGMVNEQALEQMRLGYVERHRQWLEEQARPLRKIGVTVTTEVVWVERPLQEILIHLKEQPMAVLIKALEPSSRLSRMMFTPLDIHLLRECPVPLHFVSHVQHALPRRIVAAVDPFHRDGQYKGLNDRILHEAVKLATACNAQVDVLYAYDLSSIGADEFGFDNASAFFSSSNAKTLFDAQGEVFNDLAERNGIPPERRHMVMGNPAKVLASYADAYNVDMIVMGRVGHNGLERLIGSTVEHLLYKMPCSVWVVAPEELADWGVS
- a CDS encoding sensor histidine kinase: MKPSSSLQKRLGLGLTLGTTLLWLAATVGAWLVVQHELNEAFDSALEETAQRILPLAVLEISNRENPRETQHVATLKMHKEYLTYLVRDAKGEILMQSHDANPKIFNKQPAEGFSTTKKYRLYGASALRETVFIEIAEPLKHRREAAREALLALLLPLLALIPISLFGTWMFVRISLRSVLAYRRAVEARGVGDLSPIHVARLPAEIAPLAEAVNHLLERLRKALETERSFTANSAHELRTPLAATLAQIQRLRHEAPEGPLRLRAAKIETSLRELARLSEKLMQLAKAEGGGLLSETPQDLIPLLAHVVDEWNHNSGHRIELHLPTQTSVYSTIDPDAFAILLRNLIENALKYGAADQPVEVSLTDQALLRVVNGGPPVPEPVLQRLTERFVRGNSETSGSGLGLAIAKTIVQGVNAKIRLVSPATGRTDGFEVCVGFALASTVEG
- a CDS encoding response regulator transcription factor, which gives rise to MRVLLVEDAPGLGEAVREQIADDGHAVDWVQRLDHARNSVRTTPYDLILLDLMLPDGRGLDFLRQQRSAGDVTPVIILTAQDQISERIAGLNAGADDYLVKPFDLFELSARVAAVARRYSGNPNPQIKLGDLQVDMSARTVQRAGATVDLTAREWALFEAFVQRPSALLSKSQLEERLYAFGAEIESNTIEVYISRLRKKLGRDLIETVRGMGYRLMSA
- a CDS encoding PepSY domain-containing protein — encoded protein: MKSGFIANAALLSLLLSGYALADDDCSDPVSDWQPRETLRQQVERQYGWSVQRIKVDDGCYELKGLDRKGNAIEASYSPASLRLHTLEIHFRDDGDARDYLGTPLSE
- a CDS encoding DUF2271 domain-containing protein, which produces MKKIIAATCLVGAIALPGLAQAREVTLTTQLKDYGGNDAYLAIYVTDANGQYQKTLWVAGKKAKYYKHLGDWARGSGMNRSEFDGVSGASVGSGRTLKVSVELADTLIDAGYQIRIDSAVEDKRDARADVSVPLTSKGAGKPATGSTYVDSFTYDL
- a CDS encoding PepSY domain-containing protein; this translates as MLRQFHSLPGLIAALLVMLLAISGAILSVDPALERLHSTSTPAGQLNVGQLAGRVASHFPGVEQIQRTASGTVIVYYNQNGQAGAQKVDPLTGQGLAPYEPSAFSRWVKDLHRSMFLGTPGHGVSGVGALFMLMLSVSGALLLARRLGGWRNLLRPLRGTFSQRWHAEVGRLALLGLLLSALSGLYMSATTFGFIADGSQSEPAFPAHVSAGPALPVAKLQALQATDLNDLRELVYPSPGNPHDVFSLRTAQGDGYVDQASGALLSYQAHDSMHNLYELIYQLHTGEGLWWLGLPLGLCALCVPLMSVTGILLWWRRRKAGPNIRHNSPAHCADSVILVGSENNSTWGFANTLHEALHQSGHQVHSAAMNEWVGDYRNAQRVFILTATHGDGDAPASASQFLARLGKTGLKPGLPFAVLGFGDRQFAQFCQYAHQVQDAMLQAGGSSLLELETVNRQSSQEFARWGHALGEVLGQDLTLVHTPQQPHTHPLQLTERIAYGEQVNAPTHVLRFKACGELPEFLAGDLIGILPPGSPIPRFYSLASGSQDGVLEICVRKHNGGMCSEFLHGLDIGAQIEAFIQPNPQFRPASGTHPVILIGAGTGIGPLAGFIRNNKARHPMHLYWGGRNPDSDFLYEPELNQYLSDRRLTALRAAFSQVQDRSYVQDRLIGDALALRRLIEKGAQVLVCGSREMAKGVMQALDEVLAPLNLSVLTLKAQGRYREDVY
- a CDS encoding FAD:protein FMN transferase, producing the protein MKTFTELQRYSLSGETMGTRYTALFYAGAGIDTDDVGHRLAHAVARVDQQMSTWKPDSDLNRLNAAPEQEWVAVPKELATVLSAALRVSQQSGGAFDIAVGDLVNAWGFGPGEQTVTEQAIGTIASHARLLASAALVVDPQRNQVRKRMPLNLDLSGIAKGFGVDELARCLEGLGITRYLVGIDGEMRARGVKPDGQCWVVALEKPNRGVREVMGVMELGDAAIATSGDYRHWVDVAGQSYAHTMNPATGAPLCNPLAAVTVVAASCMLADAWATALMVLGETEGPRLAQERGMDALFVLREGEQFKEISIVGGQLQAQIETR
- a CDS encoding VIT family protein, whose protein sequence is MKFMHRHTEAHRSDRIGWLRAAVLGANDGIVSTASLLIGVAAANASHATLLVTGMAGLMAGAMSMAAGEYISVHSQADTERADLSRERAELASDPKAEHIELANIYMHRGVSPELAHQVADQLMAHDALGSHARDELGISATLTAKPLQAALASAASFVVGAALPLAVTFFAPQHSVGPWISVMSLVFLGTLGAIAAKAGGAKVLTGAWRVTFWGALAMGITALVGHLFGAVV